The Coffea eugenioides isolate CCC68of chromosome 8, Ceug_1.0, whole genome shotgun sequence genome has a segment encoding these proteins:
- the LOC113779079 gene encoding cylicin-1-like isoform X1, whose translation MTDKMSAERELEEQLKEAGGKLLQPPSSLDELLPLLDQVENFLSRVEQSPVKSMQAALSPLTNALVTDELLRHENVDVKVAVASCVSEITRITAPDAPYDDDKMKDVFQLIVSSFEGLSDESSRSYNKRALILETVAKVRSCVVMLDLECDGLIAQMFQLFLGALRDYHPENIFSSMETIMTLVLEESEDISSEILNLLLANVKKDNQEVLPVAMKLAEKVFENCAVKLKPYLSQAIQSLGCSLDDYSEVVTAICEGPSSTEHTNENASTEQQVAKDVNEAYSGDADHDVNRSPKSIMLNGGDDLGNDNKGTVIGAQSSVNVKEHDLEDEPSADKVAMKPEIADSETRESVMLESKLEDAAMKRERKPSSSINVSESSDTSHIDGEKEVEKLPDLQDSREKDLRGSPREELSAETSKSLDRDIVAKPSSPKTSETEDANTASASLSGSLDDAVRPKKASRLKKKEISIQQETLSSDVSKKASEGRNDSEAKPHRRLGKKAPVDTDNEDKMSADVDTSENGGGGKSDSETKQMKQARKKVDESSNAGDGYSLKRNGESKKRVRGKAASENEGTKTSAKDDLKQQTHKSPTRSAKDEGSSEETVRMSTKRKRTASKDKGTADVEDGGNLVGLKVKVWWPHDRQFYEGVIDSFDSAKKKHKVAYNDGDEEILNLKKERWELVDDGSVSSEEQGAETTIPDTASGMQRRKKGRRNPESSIKPGKKEVSPKSGAASSGKAKGTATKSGHKTEDDQKLKDRTTKSVAKSEDDSTGKAKSQRTGDKHPDDFTKTSVKSKDVDTSTPKAKSKQDIPKTGSMSKQDTPKTGIKSKSKTPQAGGDGSANGTGKIKHSSSKMKETEDLKERSKDKSTDVLKTPEGVKVKSSEASKVQEKNQSVKKRRRAG comes from the exons ATGACCGATAAGATGTCCGCAGAGAGAGAGCTCGAGGAACAGCTCAAGGAAGCTGGGGGCAAACTTCTCCAGCCTCCGTCTTCCCTTGATGAACTTCTGCCTTTGCTTGAC CAAGTTGAAAATTTCCTATCAAGAGTGGAGCAGTCGCCTGTGAAATCCATGCAAGCTGCGCTCTCTCCATTAACAAATGCATTGGTCACAGATGAACTTCTTAGGCATGAAAATGTTGATGTGAAAGTTGCTGTTGCTTCTTGCGTAAGTGAGATAACCAGGATAACCGCACCAGATGCTCCTTATGATGATGACAAAATGAAG GATGTTTTTCAACTGATCGTATCTTCTTTCGAGGGTTTGTCTGATGAGTCCAGTAGATCGTATAATAAGAGGGCCCTGATTCTTGAAACTGTGGCCAAAGTCAGGTCTTGTGTCGTCATGTTGGATTTGGAATGTGATGGGCTGATTGCTCAAATGTTTCAGCTCTTTCTTGGGGCTCTACG TGACTATCACCCTGAAAATATCTTCTCATCGATGGAGACAATTATGACTCTTGTATTAGAAGAAAGTGAAGATATTTCCTCTGAGATACTCAACCTGCTGTTGGCTAATGTGAAAAAGGACAATCAG GAAGTCCTCCCTGTTGCTATGAAATTGGCAGAGAAAGTATTTGAAAATTGTGCAGTTAAGCTTAAACCTTACCTTAGTCAAGCCATACAATCTTTGGGTTGTTCTTTGGATGATTACAGTGAAGTTGTTACTGCTATATGTGAAGGGCCATCTTCAACTGAGCATACCAATGAAAATGCCTCTACAGAGCAACAG GTGGCAAAGGATGTTAATGAAGCATACTCCGGGGATGCAGATCATGATGTCAATAGGTCTCCCAAGTCAATAATGCTTAATGGTGGTGATGACTTGGGGAATGACAACAAAGGGACAGTTATAGGAGCACAATCTTCGGTAAATGTCAAGGAGCATGACCTTGAAGACGAACCCTCGGCTGACAAGGTAGCTATGAAGCCTGAAATTGCTGATTCAGAGACTCGGGAGTCAGTCATGTTGGAGTCTAAGCTGGAAGATGCTGCAATGAAAAGAGAAAGGAAGCCCAGCTCTTCAATTAATGTATCGGAATCTTCTGATACGTCTCATATTGATGGTGAGAAGGAAGTTGAGAAGCTACCAGATTTACAAGACAGCCGTGAAAAAGATTTGCGTGGTTCTCCTAGGGAGGAACTCTCTGCTGAGACTTCCAAATCTTTAGATAGAGACATTGTTGCAAAGCCTTCTTCTCCCAAGACATCAGAGACTGAGGATGCAAACACTGCTTCTGCGTCCCTTAGTGGGAGCCTAGATGATGCGGTTCGTCCAAAAAAGGCTAGTCGgctaaagaagaaagagatctCAATTCAACAAGAGACACTTTCTTCAGATGTCTCAAAAAAGGCATCTGAAGGAAGAAATGACTCAGAAGCAAAACCACATAGACGCCTGGGGAAAAAAGCACCTGTAGACACTGATAATGAAGACAAGATGTCAGCTGATGTAGATACCTCTGAAAATGGAGGTGGGGGTAAAAGCGATTCAGAGACAAAACAGATGAAGCAAGCAAGAAAGAAAGTTGATGAAAGTAGTAATGCTGGGGATGGATATTCATTAAAGAGGAATGGAGAAAGCAAAAAGCGTGTGCGTGGAAAAGCTGCCTCAGAGAATGAAGGGACTAAGACCTCCGCTAAAGATGATCTGAAg CAGCAGACACACAAGTCTCCTACAAGATCAGCAAAAGATGAAGGTTCTTCTGAAGAAACAGTTAGGATGAGTACCAAGAGGAAGCGTACTGCAAGCAAAGACAAA GGAACTGCAGATGTCGAGGATGGTGGTAACTTGGTGGGTTTAAAGGTCAAGGTTTGGTGGCCTCACGATCGTCA GTTTTATGAAGGTGTTATTGATTCTTTTGATTCTGCAAAGAAAAAGCATAAG GTTGCATACAATGATGGTGATGAGGAAATTTTGAACCTTAAGAAAGAACGATgggaattggttgatgatggtTCAGTTTCTTCTGAA GAGCAAGGAGCTGAAACAACAATCCCTGATACTGCATCTGGAAT GCAAAGGAGGAAGAAAGGTAGAAGAAATCCTGAATCATCCATTAAGCCGGGGAAGAAAGAGGTCTCACCTAAAAG TGGAGCTGCTTCATCTGGCAAGGCAAAAGGAACTGCAACAAAATCTGGTCATAAAACTGAGGATGACCAGAAGTTGAAAGATAGGACCACAAAGTCTGTAGCTAAGAGTGAGGATGACAGCACTGGTAAAGCTAAATCTCAAAGAACTGGTGATAAACATCCTGATGATTTCACAAAAACATCTGTCAAATCTAAAGATGTTGATACTAGCACACCCAAAGCCAAATCCAAGCAAGACATTCCAAAGACTGGTAGCATGTCGAAGCAAGACACTCCGAAGACTGGTATAAAGTCCAAAAGTAAGACCCCCCAAGCTGGTGGTGATGGTAGTGCAAATGGAACGGGAAAGATAAAACATAGCTCTTCAAAGATGAAAGAGACCGAGGATTTGAAAGAAAGATCCAAAGATAAGTCTACTGATGTGCTAAAAACACCTGAAGGGGTAAAAGTCAAATCGTCA
- the LOC113779079 gene encoding cylicin-1-like isoform X3, translating into MTDKMSAERELEEQLKEAGGKLLQPPSSLDELLPLLDQVENFLSRVEQSPVKSMQAALSPLTNALVTDELLRHENVDVKVAVASCVSEITRITAPDAPYDDDKMKDVFQLIVSSFEGLSDESSRSYNKRALILETVAKVRSCVVMLDLECDGLIAQMFQLFLGALRDYHPENIFSSMETIMTLVLEESEDISSEILNLLLANVKKDNQEVLPVAMKLAEKVFENCAVKLKPYLSQAIQSLGCSLDDYSEVVTAICEGPSSTEHTNENASTEQQVAKDVNEAYSGDADHDVNRSPKSIMLNGGDDLGNDNKGTVIGAQSSVNVKEHDLEDEPSADKVAMKPEIADSETRESVMLESKLEDAAMKRERKPSSSINVSESSDTSHIDGEKEVEKLPDLQDSREKDLRGSPREELSAETSKSLDRDIVAKPSSPKTSETEDANTASASLSGSLDDAVRPKKASRLKKKEISIQQETLSSDVSKKASEGRNDSEAKPHRRLGKKAPVDTDNEDKMSADVDTSENGGGGKSDSETKQMKQARKKVDESSNAGDGYSLKRNGESKKRVRGKAASENEGTKTSAKDDLKTHKSPTRSAKDEGSSEETVRMSTKRKRTASKDKGTADVEDGGNLVGLKVKVWWPHDRQFYEGVIDSFDSAKKKHKVAYNDGDEEILNLKKERWELVDDGSVSSEEQGAETTIPDTASGMQRRKKGRRNPESSIKPGKKEVSPKSGAASSGKAKGTATKSGHKTEDDQKLKDRTTKSVAKSEDDSTGKAKSQRTGDKHPDDFTKTSVKSKDVDTSTPKAKSKQDIPKTGSMSKQDTPKTGIKSKSKTPQAGGDGSANGTGKIKHSSSKMKETEDLKERSKDKSTDVLKTPEGVKVKSSEASKVQEKNQSVKKRRRAG; encoded by the exons ATGACCGATAAGATGTCCGCAGAGAGAGAGCTCGAGGAACAGCTCAAGGAAGCTGGGGGCAAACTTCTCCAGCCTCCGTCTTCCCTTGATGAACTTCTGCCTTTGCTTGAC CAAGTTGAAAATTTCCTATCAAGAGTGGAGCAGTCGCCTGTGAAATCCATGCAAGCTGCGCTCTCTCCATTAACAAATGCATTGGTCACAGATGAACTTCTTAGGCATGAAAATGTTGATGTGAAAGTTGCTGTTGCTTCTTGCGTAAGTGAGATAACCAGGATAACCGCACCAGATGCTCCTTATGATGATGACAAAATGAAG GATGTTTTTCAACTGATCGTATCTTCTTTCGAGGGTTTGTCTGATGAGTCCAGTAGATCGTATAATAAGAGGGCCCTGATTCTTGAAACTGTGGCCAAAGTCAGGTCTTGTGTCGTCATGTTGGATTTGGAATGTGATGGGCTGATTGCTCAAATGTTTCAGCTCTTTCTTGGGGCTCTACG TGACTATCACCCTGAAAATATCTTCTCATCGATGGAGACAATTATGACTCTTGTATTAGAAGAAAGTGAAGATATTTCCTCTGAGATACTCAACCTGCTGTTGGCTAATGTGAAAAAGGACAATCAG GAAGTCCTCCCTGTTGCTATGAAATTGGCAGAGAAAGTATTTGAAAATTGTGCAGTTAAGCTTAAACCTTACCTTAGTCAAGCCATACAATCTTTGGGTTGTTCTTTGGATGATTACAGTGAAGTTGTTACTGCTATATGTGAAGGGCCATCTTCAACTGAGCATACCAATGAAAATGCCTCTACAGAGCAACAG GTGGCAAAGGATGTTAATGAAGCATACTCCGGGGATGCAGATCATGATGTCAATAGGTCTCCCAAGTCAATAATGCTTAATGGTGGTGATGACTTGGGGAATGACAACAAAGGGACAGTTATAGGAGCACAATCTTCGGTAAATGTCAAGGAGCATGACCTTGAAGACGAACCCTCGGCTGACAAGGTAGCTATGAAGCCTGAAATTGCTGATTCAGAGACTCGGGAGTCAGTCATGTTGGAGTCTAAGCTGGAAGATGCTGCAATGAAAAGAGAAAGGAAGCCCAGCTCTTCAATTAATGTATCGGAATCTTCTGATACGTCTCATATTGATGGTGAGAAGGAAGTTGAGAAGCTACCAGATTTACAAGACAGCCGTGAAAAAGATTTGCGTGGTTCTCCTAGGGAGGAACTCTCTGCTGAGACTTCCAAATCTTTAGATAGAGACATTGTTGCAAAGCCTTCTTCTCCCAAGACATCAGAGACTGAGGATGCAAACACTGCTTCTGCGTCCCTTAGTGGGAGCCTAGATGATGCGGTTCGTCCAAAAAAGGCTAGTCGgctaaagaagaaagagatctCAATTCAACAAGAGACACTTTCTTCAGATGTCTCAAAAAAGGCATCTGAAGGAAGAAATGACTCAGAAGCAAAACCACATAGACGCCTGGGGAAAAAAGCACCTGTAGACACTGATAATGAAGACAAGATGTCAGCTGATGTAGATACCTCTGAAAATGGAGGTGGGGGTAAAAGCGATTCAGAGACAAAACAGATGAAGCAAGCAAGAAAGAAAGTTGATGAAAGTAGTAATGCTGGGGATGGATATTCATTAAAGAGGAATGGAGAAAGCAAAAAGCGTGTGCGTGGAAAAGCTGCCTCAGAGAATGAAGGGACTAAGACCTCCGCTAAAGATGATCTGAAg ACACACAAGTCTCCTACAAGATCAGCAAAAGATGAAGGTTCTTCTGAAGAAACAGTTAGGATGAGTACCAAGAGGAAGCGTACTGCAAGCAAAGACAAA GGAACTGCAGATGTCGAGGATGGTGGTAACTTGGTGGGTTTAAAGGTCAAGGTTTGGTGGCCTCACGATCGTCA GTTTTATGAAGGTGTTATTGATTCTTTTGATTCTGCAAAGAAAAAGCATAAG GTTGCATACAATGATGGTGATGAGGAAATTTTGAACCTTAAGAAAGAACGATgggaattggttgatgatggtTCAGTTTCTTCTGAA GAGCAAGGAGCTGAAACAACAATCCCTGATACTGCATCTGGAAT GCAAAGGAGGAAGAAAGGTAGAAGAAATCCTGAATCATCCATTAAGCCGGGGAAGAAAGAGGTCTCACCTAAAAG TGGAGCTGCTTCATCTGGCAAGGCAAAAGGAACTGCAACAAAATCTGGTCATAAAACTGAGGATGACCAGAAGTTGAAAGATAGGACCACAAAGTCTGTAGCTAAGAGTGAGGATGACAGCACTGGTAAAGCTAAATCTCAAAGAACTGGTGATAAACATCCTGATGATTTCACAAAAACATCTGTCAAATCTAAAGATGTTGATACTAGCACACCCAAAGCCAAATCCAAGCAAGACATTCCAAAGACTGGTAGCATGTCGAAGCAAGACACTCCGAAGACTGGTATAAAGTCCAAAAGTAAGACCCCCCAAGCTGGTGGTGATGGTAGTGCAAATGGAACGGGAAAGATAAAACATAGCTCTTCAAAGATGAAAGAGACCGAGGATTTGAAAGAAAGATCCAAAGATAAGTCTACTGATGTGCTAAAAACACCTGAAGGGGTAAAAGTCAAATCGTCA
- the LOC113779079 gene encoding cylicin-1-like isoform X2, which yields MTDKMSAERELEEQLKEAGGKLLQPPSSLDELLPLLDQVENFLSRVEQSPVKSMQAALSPLTNALVTDELLRHENVDVKVAVASCVSEITRITAPDAPYDDDKMKDVFQLIVSSFEGLSDESSRSYNKRALILETVAKVRSCVVMLDLECDGLIAQMFQLFLGALRDYHPENIFSSMETIMTLVLEESEDISSEILNLLLANVKKDNQEVLPVAMKLAEKVFENCAVKLKPYLSQAIQSLGCSLDDYSEVVTAICEGPSSTEHTNENASTEQQVAKDVNEAYSGDADHDVNRSPKSIMLNGGDDLGNDNKGTVIGAQSSVNVKEHDLEDEPSADKVAMKPEIADSETRESVMLESKLEDAAMKRERKPSSSINVSESSDTSHIDGEKEVEKLPDLQDSREKDLRGSPREELSAETSKSLDRDIVAKPSSPKTSETEDANTASASLSGSLDDAVRPKKASRLKKKEISIQQETLSSDVSKKASEGRNDSEAKPHRRLGKKAPVDTDNEDKMSADVDTSENGGGGKSDSETKQMKQARKKVDESSNAGDGYSLKRNGESKKRVRGKAASENEGTKTSAKDDLKQTHKSPTRSAKDEGSSEETVRMSTKRKRTASKDKGTADVEDGGNLVGLKVKVWWPHDRQFYEGVIDSFDSAKKKHKVAYNDGDEEILNLKKERWELVDDGSVSSEEQGAETTIPDTASGMQRRKKGRRNPESSIKPGKKEVSPKSGAASSGKAKGTATKSGHKTEDDQKLKDRTTKSVAKSEDDSTGKAKSQRTGDKHPDDFTKTSVKSKDVDTSTPKAKSKQDIPKTGSMSKQDTPKTGIKSKSKTPQAGGDGSANGTGKIKHSSSKMKETEDLKERSKDKSTDVLKTPEGVKVKSSEASKVQEKNQSVKKRRRAG from the exons ATGACCGATAAGATGTCCGCAGAGAGAGAGCTCGAGGAACAGCTCAAGGAAGCTGGGGGCAAACTTCTCCAGCCTCCGTCTTCCCTTGATGAACTTCTGCCTTTGCTTGAC CAAGTTGAAAATTTCCTATCAAGAGTGGAGCAGTCGCCTGTGAAATCCATGCAAGCTGCGCTCTCTCCATTAACAAATGCATTGGTCACAGATGAACTTCTTAGGCATGAAAATGTTGATGTGAAAGTTGCTGTTGCTTCTTGCGTAAGTGAGATAACCAGGATAACCGCACCAGATGCTCCTTATGATGATGACAAAATGAAG GATGTTTTTCAACTGATCGTATCTTCTTTCGAGGGTTTGTCTGATGAGTCCAGTAGATCGTATAATAAGAGGGCCCTGATTCTTGAAACTGTGGCCAAAGTCAGGTCTTGTGTCGTCATGTTGGATTTGGAATGTGATGGGCTGATTGCTCAAATGTTTCAGCTCTTTCTTGGGGCTCTACG TGACTATCACCCTGAAAATATCTTCTCATCGATGGAGACAATTATGACTCTTGTATTAGAAGAAAGTGAAGATATTTCCTCTGAGATACTCAACCTGCTGTTGGCTAATGTGAAAAAGGACAATCAG GAAGTCCTCCCTGTTGCTATGAAATTGGCAGAGAAAGTATTTGAAAATTGTGCAGTTAAGCTTAAACCTTACCTTAGTCAAGCCATACAATCTTTGGGTTGTTCTTTGGATGATTACAGTGAAGTTGTTACTGCTATATGTGAAGGGCCATCTTCAACTGAGCATACCAATGAAAATGCCTCTACAGAGCAACAG GTGGCAAAGGATGTTAATGAAGCATACTCCGGGGATGCAGATCATGATGTCAATAGGTCTCCCAAGTCAATAATGCTTAATGGTGGTGATGACTTGGGGAATGACAACAAAGGGACAGTTATAGGAGCACAATCTTCGGTAAATGTCAAGGAGCATGACCTTGAAGACGAACCCTCGGCTGACAAGGTAGCTATGAAGCCTGAAATTGCTGATTCAGAGACTCGGGAGTCAGTCATGTTGGAGTCTAAGCTGGAAGATGCTGCAATGAAAAGAGAAAGGAAGCCCAGCTCTTCAATTAATGTATCGGAATCTTCTGATACGTCTCATATTGATGGTGAGAAGGAAGTTGAGAAGCTACCAGATTTACAAGACAGCCGTGAAAAAGATTTGCGTGGTTCTCCTAGGGAGGAACTCTCTGCTGAGACTTCCAAATCTTTAGATAGAGACATTGTTGCAAAGCCTTCTTCTCCCAAGACATCAGAGACTGAGGATGCAAACACTGCTTCTGCGTCCCTTAGTGGGAGCCTAGATGATGCGGTTCGTCCAAAAAAGGCTAGTCGgctaaagaagaaagagatctCAATTCAACAAGAGACACTTTCTTCAGATGTCTCAAAAAAGGCATCTGAAGGAAGAAATGACTCAGAAGCAAAACCACATAGACGCCTGGGGAAAAAAGCACCTGTAGACACTGATAATGAAGACAAGATGTCAGCTGATGTAGATACCTCTGAAAATGGAGGTGGGGGTAAAAGCGATTCAGAGACAAAACAGATGAAGCAAGCAAGAAAGAAAGTTGATGAAAGTAGTAATGCTGGGGATGGATATTCATTAAAGAGGAATGGAGAAAGCAAAAAGCGTGTGCGTGGAAAAGCTGCCTCAGAGAATGAAGGGACTAAGACCTCCGCTAAAGATGATCTGAAg CAGACACACAAGTCTCCTACAAGATCAGCAAAAGATGAAGGTTCTTCTGAAGAAACAGTTAGGATGAGTACCAAGAGGAAGCGTACTGCAAGCAAAGACAAA GGAACTGCAGATGTCGAGGATGGTGGTAACTTGGTGGGTTTAAAGGTCAAGGTTTGGTGGCCTCACGATCGTCA GTTTTATGAAGGTGTTATTGATTCTTTTGATTCTGCAAAGAAAAAGCATAAG GTTGCATACAATGATGGTGATGAGGAAATTTTGAACCTTAAGAAAGAACGATgggaattggttgatgatggtTCAGTTTCTTCTGAA GAGCAAGGAGCTGAAACAACAATCCCTGATACTGCATCTGGAAT GCAAAGGAGGAAGAAAGGTAGAAGAAATCCTGAATCATCCATTAAGCCGGGGAAGAAAGAGGTCTCACCTAAAAG TGGAGCTGCTTCATCTGGCAAGGCAAAAGGAACTGCAACAAAATCTGGTCATAAAACTGAGGATGACCAGAAGTTGAAAGATAGGACCACAAAGTCTGTAGCTAAGAGTGAGGATGACAGCACTGGTAAAGCTAAATCTCAAAGAACTGGTGATAAACATCCTGATGATTTCACAAAAACATCTGTCAAATCTAAAGATGTTGATACTAGCACACCCAAAGCCAAATCCAAGCAAGACATTCCAAAGACTGGTAGCATGTCGAAGCAAGACACTCCGAAGACTGGTATAAAGTCCAAAAGTAAGACCCCCCAAGCTGGTGGTGATGGTAGTGCAAATGGAACGGGAAAGATAAAACATAGCTCTTCAAAGATGAAAGAGACCGAGGATTTGAAAGAAAGATCCAAAGATAAGTCTACTGATGTGCTAAAAACACCTGAAGGGGTAAAAGTCAAATCGTCA